One stretch of Euphorbia lathyris chromosome 7, ddEupLath1.1, whole genome shotgun sequence DNA includes these proteins:
- the LOC136235571 gene encoding vacuolar protein sorting-associated protein 9A-like isoform X2, producing MENADIFLRLRDFLERMRQPSAADFVKSLKRFIVSFSNIAPDPERDSARVQEFFVNMEAAFRAHKLWVGCSEEELESAGELAQKELQKINMCKAPRDKLACILNCCKVINNLLLSMASSHNPPGADDFLPVLIYVTIKANPPQLHSNLLYIQRYRGQSRLVGEASYFFTNMLSAECFISNINASSISLEETEFEKNMESARALLS from the exons ATGGAGAACGCTGATATCTTCCTCCGCCTGCGCGACTTCCTTGAGCGCATGCGTCAACCGTCCGCCGCCGATTTTGTCAAATCTCTCAAAAG GTTCATCGTCTCATTTTCCAACATTGCTCCTGATCCAGAAAGGGATAGTGCTCGGGTACAGGAGTTCTTTGTCAACATGGAAGCAGCTTTTAGGGCTCATAAGCTTTGGGTTGGCTGCTCAGAAGAAGAGCTGGAGAGTGCTGGTGAA CTTGCCCAGAAAGAACTGCAGAAGATCAATATGTGCAAAGCTCCAAGAGACAAACTTGCATGCATTCTCAATTGTTGCAAGGTCATAAATAACCTGTTGCTGTCAATGGCATCAAGTCATAATCCCCCTGGAGCTGATGATTTTCTTCCTGTCTTAATTTATGTAACTATAAAG GCAAACCCTCCTCAACTCCACTCAAATTTGTTGTACATACAACGGTATAGGGGTCAATCTCGGTTAGTTGGAGAAGCATCTTACTTCTTCACAAATATGTTATCTGCAGAGTGTTTCATCTCGAACATTAATGCAAGTTCCATTTCATTGGAGGAAACTGAGTTTGAAAAGAACATGGAATCTGCTCGTGCTCTTCTATCTTGA
- the LOC136235570 gene encoding beta-1,3-galactosyltransferase 7, giving the protein MKSRGTPKISIRWIPFICAFCFALGILYSNRAWEPLETNSPLIAQRREESELRVVSDESQSQSQSQSQSQSQSQLQSQYQSQSRSRSQSQSQTQKPPHDKDVMGEVLKTHQAVQTLDKSISMLRRELDATRSPPEVSTVTGITALSSTMTREKPSKQKVFMVIGINTAFSSRKRRDSVRGTWMPQGEKLLQLEREKGIIIRFMIGHSATSNSILDRAIDSEDAQHMDFLRLEHVEGYHELSAKTKIFFSTAVARWDAEFYIKVDDDVHVNLGTLAATLARHRSKPRVYIGCMKSGPVLAQKNVKYHEPEYWKFGEDGNKYFQHATGQIYAISRDLAHYISTNQPILHKYANEDVSLGAWLIGLEVEHIDDRNMCCGTPPDCEWKAQAGNVCIASFDWSCSGICKSVEKIKFVHDRCGEGDGAVWSALF; this is encoded by the exons ATGAAGAGCCGAGGCACTCCTAAAATCTCAATCAGATGGATTCCTTTTATTTGCGCGTTTTGTTTTGCTCTTGGAATTCTTTACTCTAACAG GGCGTGGGAGCCACTTGAAACCAACAGTCCACTTATCGCGCAGCGGCGAGAGGAGTCGGAGTTGCGGGTTGTCTCGGACGAATCTCAATCTCAATCTCAATCTCAATCTCAATCTCAATCACAATCTCAATTGCAATCTCAATATCAGTCTCAGTCTCGGTCTCGGTCTCAGTCTCAGTCTCAAACACAG AAACCTCCGCACGATAAAGATGTAATGGGTGAAGTTTTGAAAACCCACCAAGCAGTTCA GACGCTAGACAAGTCAATTTCTATGCTTCGGAGGGAGTTAGATGCAACTCGGAGTCCGCCGGAGGTGAGCACAGTTACCGGCATCACCGCATTGTCGTCCACCATGACTCGTGAAAAACCATCCAAGCAGAAAGTTTTTATGGTTATTGGGATTAATACAGCTTTTAGCAGCAGAAAGCGGCGTGATTCAGTCAGAGGGACTTGGATGCCTCAAG GGGAAAAGCTTCTTCAATTGGAGCGTGAGAAGGGGATTATCATCCGGTTCATGATTGGTCATAG TGCAACATCCAATAGCATTTTAGATAGAGCAATTGATTCAGAAGATGCTCAACATATGGATTTTCTTAGGCTG GAGCATGTCGAGGGATACCATGAACTGTCTGCAAAGACGAAGATTTTCTTTTCCACTGCTGTTGCACGGTGGGATGCAGAATTCTATATCAAGGTGGATGATGATGTCCATGTTAATCTCG GTACACTAGCTGCCACGCTTGCTCGCCATCGTTCGAAACCTAGGGTGTATATCGGATGTATGAAGTCCGGACCCGTTCTTGCTCAAAA GAATGTCAAGTATCATGAACCCGAATATTGGAAATTCGGTGAGGATGGAAACAAATATTTCCAACATGCTACTGGACAAATATATGCGATATCGAGGGATCTGGCCCATTATATATCCACAAATCA GCCAATATTGCATAAATATGCTAACGAAGATGTGTCGCTTGGAGCGTGGTTGATCGGGCTTGAGGTTGAACACATCGATGACCGCAACATGTGTTGCGGGACACCACCAG ATTGCGAGTGGAAGGCGCAGGCTGGTAACGTGTGCATTGCATCTTTTGATTGGAGCTGCAGCGGAATCTGCAAGTCTGTGGAAAAGATCAAATTTGTTCATGATAGGTGTGGTGAAGGGGATGGAGCTGTATGGAGTGCTCTCTTTTAA
- the LOC136235571 gene encoding vacuolar protein sorting-associated protein 9A-like isoform X1 encodes MENADIFLRLRDFLERMRQPSAADFVKSLKRFIVSFSNIAPDPERDSARVQEFFVNMEAAFRAHKLWVGCSEEELESAGEGIEKYVMTKLFTHVFASLPDDVKGDEQLSEKMSLIQQFIRPENLDIKPIFQNETSWLLAQKELQKINMCKAPRDKLACILNCCKVINNLLLSMASSHNPPGADDFLPVLIYVTIKANPPQLHSNLLYIQRYRGQSRLVGEASYFFTNMLSAECFISNINASSISLEETEFEKNMESARALLS; translated from the exons ATGGAGAACGCTGATATCTTCCTCCGCCTGCGCGACTTCCTTGAGCGCATGCGTCAACCGTCCGCCGCCGATTTTGTCAAATCTCTCAAAAG GTTCATCGTCTCATTTTCCAACATTGCTCCTGATCCAGAAAGGGATAGTGCTCGGGTACAGGAGTTCTTTGTCAACATGGAAGCAGCTTTTAGGGCTCATAAGCTTTGGGTTGGCTGCTCAGAAGAAGAGCTGGAGAGTGCTGGTGAA GGGATCGAGAAGTATGTAATGACAAAGTTATTTACCCATGTATTTGCTTCACTTCCGGATGATGTTAAAGGTGATGAGCAACTTTCTGAGAAGATGTCTTTGATTCAACAATTTATTCGTCCCGAAAATTTAGACATTAAGCCAATCTTTCAAAATGAAACATCATGGCTG CTTGCCCAGAAAGAACTGCAGAAGATCAATATGTGCAAAGCTCCAAGAGACAAACTTGCATGCATTCTCAATTGTTGCAAGGTCATAAATAACCTGTTGCTGTCAATGGCATCAAGTCATAATCCCCCTGGAGCTGATGATTTTCTTCCTGTCTTAATTTATGTAACTATAAAG GCAAACCCTCCTCAACTCCACTCAAATTTGTTGTACATACAACGGTATAGGGGTCAATCTCGGTTAGTTGGAGAAGCATCTTACTTCTTCACAAATATGTTATCTGCAGAGTGTTTCATCTCGAACATTAATGCAAGTTCCATTTCATTGGAGGAAACTGAGTTTGAAAAGAACATGGAATCTGCTCGTGCTCTTCTATCTTGA